From the Nodularia sp. NIES-3585 genome, one window contains:
- a CDS encoding RNA-guided endonuclease TnpB family protein has translation MKARYKFRFYPTNQQQRLLAQLFGCVRVVWNDALAICKKSEKLPSNNHLQKLVITQAKKTDERSWLSDVSNIPLQQSVADLGVAYKNFFDSLKGKRKGKKVGSPKFKKKTNQQSARFRIGGFSVKGNQVYLAKIGNVKPIWSRQLPSAPTSCTVVKDYANRYFLSFVVEIEPIQIDAKNQSIGIDLGIKTFAVMSNGDKAISPDYSRLDQQIRRKQRQLARQQKDSRRRNKTRIQIAKLHNEIADTRQDFLHKLSTKVVSDNQAIVLEDLNVSGMVRNRKLARAISLQGWREFRVFCEAKAEKLHRDFRVINRWEPTSQTCSCCGYRWGKVDLSIRSVLCLNCNAEQDRDENASKNIEMVGMGHRHDLKWTRSDYQTTPVASCSESSRITAL, from the coding sequence GTGAAAGCCAGATATAAGTTCCGATTCTACCCAACAAATCAACAGCAACGGCTTCTAGCTCAGTTGTTTGGTTGTGTGCGCGTAGTTTGGAATGATGCTTTGGCTATCTGTAAAAAATCCGAGAAACTGCCAAGCAACAACCACTTGCAAAAGTTGGTGATTACCCAGGCTAAAAAGACTGATGAACGTTCGTGGTTATCTGATGTTTCCAACATCCCGTTGCAACAATCGGTAGCTGATTTAGGGGTTGCTTACAAAAACTTTTTCGATTCCCTTAAGGGTAAGCGCAAAGGCAAAAAAGTTGGTAGCCCAAAATTCAAGAAAAAGACAAACCAACAATCTGCACGTTTTAGAATCGGCGGATTCTCAGTCAAAGGTAATCAGGTGTATCTGGCAAAAATCGGCAATGTTAAGCCCATCTGGTCTAGACAACTACCTTCTGCACCTACTTCTTGTACTGTCGTAAAAGACTATGCTAACCGCTATTTTTTGAGCTTTGTAGTAGAAATTGAACCTATTCAAATTGATGCCAAGAACCAAAGCATTGGTATTGATTTAGGGATAAAAACTTTTGCTGTAATGAGTAACGGGGATAAAGCTATTAGCCCTGATTACTCAAGGTTGGATCAACAAATTCGGCGCAAGCAGCGCCAATTAGCCCGACAGCAAAAGGACTCAAGGCGTAGAAATAAAACCCGAATTCAAATTGCTAAACTGCATAATGAAATTGCGGATACTCGTCAAGATTTCCTACACAAACTATCAACTAAAGTAGTTAGCGACAACCAAGCAATTGTTTTGGAAGATTTGAATGTGTCAGGAATGGTCAGAAATCGTAAACTGGCAAGAGCAATTAGTTTACAGGGATGGCGAGAATTCCGGGTATTTTGCGAGGCTAAAGCTGAAAAACTTCATCGTGATTTCAGAGTCATTAACCGATGGGAACCCACTAGTCAGACTTGTTCTTGTTGTGGGTATAGGTGGGGTAAAGTGGATCTTTCTATCCGTTCAGTGCTGTGTTTAAATTGCAATGCTGAACAGGACAGGGACGAAAATGCTTCTAAAAATATAGAAATGGTCGGCATGGGTCATCGGCACGACCTTAAATGGACGAGGAGCGACTATCAGACTACTCCGGTAGCAAGTTGCAGTGAGTCGTCAAGAATCACCGCACTTTAA
- a CDS encoding ribbon-helix-helix protein, CopG family has protein sequence MNKSVFFRLTEEELAHLESYCQVTQRTKSDVLRDLIRKLKTNKKPS, from the coding sequence ATGAACAAAAGTGTATTTTTTCGATTAACCGAGGAAGAATTGGCGCATCTCGAAAGTTACTGCCAGGTGACTCAGAGAACGAAATCTGATGTACTTAGAGATTTGATTAGAAAACTGAAAACAAATAAAAAGCCGTCCTAG